From Heteronotia binoei isolate CCM8104 ecotype False Entrance Well chromosome 12, APGP_CSIRO_Hbin_v1, whole genome shotgun sequence, the proteins below share one genomic window:
- the LOC132580551 gene encoding anti-apoptotic protein NR13-like, with protein sequence MLSDLTAETRRLVDGYLRRNLSGSVLSHSHTAKTLRRVADKLESREKTFFHSICSTAILPEPGRADVHLRRVAVQMASDGGLNWGRVVALFVFTGTLATALAERGAHEEIGGLTEALVIYLSVEKREWLEAHGGWEGFYRYFNKHGSDSISRCDTKSNTIIATAGFVLAGLAFLMAVR encoded by the coding sequence ATGCTGAGCGATCTGACAGCCGAGACAAGGCGACTGGTGGATGGCTACTTGCGACGCAACCTGAGTGGTTCGGTGCTGTCTCACAGCCACACGGCCAAGACCCTGCGGAGAGTGGCTGACAAGCTGGAGAGCCGTGAGAAGACATTCTTTCACTCCATTTGCTCCACGGCAATCTTGCCGGAGCCTGGTAGGGCAGACGTCCATTTGAGACGTGTGGCGGTGCAGATGGCATCTGATGGCGGGCTTAACTGGGGTCGAGTAGTGGCGCTGTTTGTGTTCACCGGCACCTTGGCAACAGCTCTGGCTGAGCGGGGGGCCCACGAGGAGATCGGCGGCCTGACAGAGGCAttggtcatctatctgtctgtggagAAGCGCGAGTGGCTGGAGGCGCATGGTGGCTGGGAAGGGTTCTACCGCTACTTCAACAAACACGGTTCTGATTCAATCAGCCGGTGCGATACCAAAAGCAACACTATCATAGCGACCGCCGGATTTGTCCTAGCAGGATTAGCTTTCCTCATGGCCGTGAGATAA